One window of the Anopheles cruzii chromosome 2, idAnoCruzAS_RS32_06, whole genome shotgun sequence genome contains the following:
- the LOC128267705 gene encoding spondin-2, which yields MCTNNKLVLPLVVVAVIALVGPVSSEGTVFTGESCRQSGVLVFYRIKLVTSWSKKLFPKHYPEFRPPPHWSMTFGQTHNDSFRLFEMKQLASGPVATFAETGQVAPLEESLAQRQDVLFDEFRLPKIRKGKGESETTFFVDGQHSSVSFMAKIVPSPDWFVGLDSFNLCSRGRWIDRTTVPLHPLDAGTSSGLTFTSPKWPTKPPGVIERITARYPLHFASSFFYPEIKHLPAIAHVTFTKIKEYVNHNNVHKKVKRLKHKQRSKLLKKLTVQPTIRGAAPVSGNYNENAVVDETINAADCRVSAWTAWSPCSTSCGLGKRNRVRSILQTQRPGGLECPPLVDTQWCGSARQCTESDSYFRW from the exons ATgtgcaccaacaacaaactgGTCCTACCACTTGTGGTCGTGGCGGTGATCGCCTTGGTCGGCCCGGTGAGCTCGGAGGGCACGGTTTTCACCGGTGAAAGCTGTCGCCAGTCGGGGGTGCTCGTTTTCTATCGCATCAAGCTGGTCACCAGCTGGTCGAAGAAGCTGTTCCCCAAGCACTACCCGGAATTCCGGCCTCCGCCGCACTGGAGCATGACTTTCG GCCAAACGCATAACGACAGCTTTCGCCTGTTCGAGATGAAGCAGCTGGCGTCGGGCCCAGTGGCGACCTTCGCCGAAACAGGTCAAGTGGCACCGTTGGAGGAGTCCCTAGCCCAGCGGCAGGACGTGCTGTTCGATGAGTTTCGGCTGCCGAAGATCCGTAAGGGTAAGGGCGAAAGTGAGACCACGTTCTTCGTCGACGGACAGCATTCGAGTGTGTCGTTCATGGCGAAGATCGTCCCGTCGCCGGACTGGTTCGTCGGTTTGGACTCCTTCAAT CTCTGCTCCCGGGGACGCTGGATCGATAGGACGACGGTTCCGCTTCATCCACTGGACGCCGGCACCAGCAGTGGCCTGACGTTCACCTCGCCCAAGTGGCCAACGAAGCCGCCGGGAGTGATCGAACGGATCACGGCACGCTACCCGCTCCACTTTGCCAGCAGCTTTTTCTATCCGGAAATCAAGCATCTTCCCGCGATCGCACACGTCACGTTCACGAAG ATTAAAGAATACGTTAATCACAACAACGTGCACAAGAAGGTGAAGCGGCTCAAGCACAAGCAGCGCTCGAAGTTGCTGAAGAAGCTGACCGTGCAGCCGACGATCCGCGGCGCTGCCCCCGTATCTGGGAACTACAATGAGAACGCGGTCGTGGACGAGACAATTAACGCGGCCGACTGCAGGGTTAGCGCGTGGACGGCCTGGAGTCCTTGTAGCACGTCGTGTGGGCTCGGCAAACGGAACCGCGTCCGCAGCATCCTTCAGACGCAACGACCCGGGGGTCTGGAGTGCCCGCCTTTGGTCGACACGCAGTGGTGTGGTTCGGCGCGGCAGTGTACCGAGAGTGACAGCTACTTCCGATGGTGA